The following are encoded in a window of Castanea sativa cultivar Marrone di Chiusa Pesio chromosome 5, ASM4071231v1 genomic DNA:
- the LOC142635531 gene encoding uncharacterized protein LOC142635531, which yields MARVDTPIIVFSEEDARRLHHPHDDAFVVSIRVGDYNTHRLLVDNRSSVEILYYLAFQQMRIKREWLVPTNAPLVGFGGTRVYPLGMVTLPVTVGDYLQQITKDVTFLIVDCSFAYNAILGRPTLNSWKAITSTYHLMIKFPTKY from the coding sequence ATGGCGCGAGTCGATACCCCCATAATTGTATTCTCGGAGGAAGATGCTCGACGTCTCCACCACCCGCATGACGATGCGTTCGTTGTTAGCATACGGGTAGGGGACTACAACACTCATCGACTCTTAGTTGACAATAGGAGCTCTGTTGAAATCCTCTACTACTTGGCGTTCCAACAGATGAGAATTAAGAGAGAATGGTTGGTTCCGACTAACGCCCCGCTCGTTGGGTTCGGAGGAACAAGAGTATACCCCCTCGGCATGGTCACATTACCTGTAACAGTTGGTGATTACCTTCAGCAGATCACTAAGGATGTTACATTCCTTATTGTCGACTGCTCATTTGCCTATAATGCCATCTTGGGTCGACCTACTCTTAACTCGTGGAAGGCCATAACTTcgacctaccatctgatgatcaaatTCCCCACCAAGTACTGA